The genomic segment TCATGCGCCCACGGGACAGGCTACAGAATAGTGGACAACGATGACACTGTAACCATGGAATTTTATTACTCTACTGGTAGTCTAATGCCATACGCAGAGGTACTAATTTTTAGCCCGACAGATAAGGAGAGTGAATATCAAAACGGCAGGACTGACAGGAGAGGACGATTTGCCTTCCGGCCCAACAGTCCCGGAGAATGGCAGATAAAGGTCTATGATGGCCGAGGCCATAAGGTAAACGGCAAATGTTCAGTCACCAGGGCCGATGAAACAGATTCTCCCCTAATACTCAAATCAACATCCGCCAAGACCGTACCAAAGAGGTGGGGCGTGATTTTAGGAATCAGCCTTATCTTCAATCTCTGTGGCGCAATCGCCCTGTTCAACAAAAAGAGACAAAAAAAAGCTTAATCTGGCACCACTCTAATACATTAAAAGCCAGGCCTCAGATCTCTTAACCAAAATAGCCTCAGCTATTCTAAGTTGAATACTGGCGCCCATTTAAAAAGAGAGAGGCCTGGCAGTCCCATATCTCGACAATCATAATTCAAGGAGCTGGTAAAATAGCTGCACGGCAGCCTATCTCTTTTTAAAAAACTTTAACTAGCCGTAAACTTATGATAAAATTATTCGCATGGATAATAAAAATGACATAACACACAGGACGATATTTTTGCGCAATTTTTTCTTCGCCCATAATAAAGAAGAAATCCAACAGGCTGTCACAGAGCTTGCAGCGTTTTCCCATACCCCACTGCCCGCCAATACGGATTGGTTTAAGGTAGAAGCTGACTTTAAACGCCTCTTTAGCAAGCCGACGCTCAGTCCTGCACCCCCCTACGCCTCTGCCTATATCAACGAAAACAGCACCAAGACAAGTGCCGCACTTGAAATTCAAAATTTTTACTCTTTCTTAGGCGTTAAGGCCCCGGACAGCCAAGCTGTCGATCATCTCTCTCACCAACTGAATGCCTATATCCTCCTACTTAAGGAGCAGGCAAATCGACCCAGGGATCAAAACCTGAAGAATCTGCAAAAAAAATTCATTCAGGTTCACCTGGAACAGTGGTTACCCAAATTTATTAGCGCTATGCGTCAGGAAAAAGACCTTCCCTTAGCCATCACCATGGTCACAAACTCCCTGGAAAGTTGGTTTAAGGCCGAAAAAATAGCCCTCACCAACAAATAGGGACCAATCTAAAGACAAAAAACTTCCGGGGCAGAGTAATAACTGACAAATAACTCTGCCCACCCAGATAGTTTTTTGCACCCACCTCCTATCTCCCTAGCAACATCCCTAGCACAGTTTTCCTGAACCCTTTCCACGGGTCGAAGCAGGGAAAGAATCATACAAAAAAGCCAAAAATACTTATATGCTTGATTTAACTTGAAATCATGATAATATACCTAGCAAAGTTCCAGACTTATTAAATTCCACCGCGTACATCATAGATTAAACATTTCCACCTGCAATGGAAAAGATGGTCAACTTTATACCCAGCTCGTCAGAATATTCTTTACGTCTCAACAACAGAACAAATATCCGTTTTTCTTATCTATATCCAACAGTGGAGTAAGCGACTATGTCCTCGATTGTAAAACTGGATCCCTTTACACGTATTGAAGGGCACCTCGCAGTAAGTCTTAACGTACAAAACAACAGGGTGAAGGATGCACAGTGCACGGGGGAAATGGTTAGAGGTTTTGAACAGATTCTTCAAGGAAGATCCCCACTGGATGCGCAACAAATTGTCCAGAGAATCTGTGGTGTATGTCCCGTCTCCCATGGTATTGCCTCGGTGCTTGCCCAGGAACAGGCCTACGGGATTCAACTCCCTGAAAATGCTCGTCTCCAGCGTAATATCATGCTGGCCAGCAACTATATCCAAAGCCACATCACCCACTTCTACCACCTCTCAGCCCTTGATTTTATCGATATAACGGCAATCTTAGACTATAAGGGTGGTGATGCATTTCTCCTGGCCATGCAAAACTGGGTAAAAGCAGAACTCGCCTCCAAAAACTTATTTCCCGCCGCCCCCTTTCTCCCCCGCTACCAAGGACGCTACCTAAAAGATGTCGACTTTAACATCACCGCCCTACGTAACTACTTTATCGCCCTTGAGATGCGGGCAACAGCACACCAGTTAATTGCAATATTTGCCGGTAAAATGCCCCATATGGCCTCTATTGTCCCGGGAGGAATTACCGAAAAAGTCACTACCAAAAAAATCATCCAATGCAAATCTAAACTGGCCCAATTAAAGGGCTTCATCAACAACTCCTACCGAAATGACCTATTGGCCATTACTGCAGAGTTCCCCTCATATCTTTCCATCGGCAAGAGCTGTGGTAATTTCCTCAGTTTTGGTGCCTTCGGTGATGCCAACCTGGAAAAATCGCCTCTGCTACCCGCAGGCGCCCTCCTGCAAGGAAAGTTAGAAGAGGTTGATGATATATCAATAAAAGAGGATGTCTCCTTTTCCAAGTACAGCAGTGATTCTGGCAGAGAGAAAACAGTTCCGGAACCGCATAAAAGCGGGGCCTACAGCTGGATCAAGGCCCCTCGCTATCGAGGAGAAGCTATGGAGGTCGGTCCTCTTGCCAGACTGATGGTCGCCCAGGCCAAAGGCAATAAAAAAATGCAGGAGGCGAGCAACGCTTTTCTGCAGAAGACAGATCTCTCCCTCACTGACCTGGACTCCTGCCTCGGCCGTCATATTGCCAGATTCATTGAACTTGAAGTAATCATAGAGAAATGCGAAGAGTGGATGGAGCAGCTGCGCCCTGACCAGCCAACGGCAGTGGACTTTAACATCCCACAACAGGCAGAGGGCAGGGGGATGATGGAGGCACCACGCGGCGCCCTGGGACACTGGGTAACGATCGAAAAACAAAAGATCGGCCGTTATGAATGTATTGTTCCCACCACATGGAACTGCTCCCCAAAGGATGACAAGCAGATCCCCGGCCCCGTTGAACAATCACTTATCGGCACCATCGTTGCCGATAAGACAAACCCCCTTGAAGCAGCACGAATCGTCCGTTCCTACGATCCATGCCTGGCATGCGCCGTTCACTAGGAGAAGATAATGACCACACTTACACGTAGACAGTTTTTAGAGCTCAGTGCCAAAATGTCTGTGGTACTGGGACTGGGTTCTTCGGCCATCCCTCAGGTAGCTGAGGCCCTCGAGGCACTTACCACCGGCCGTAGCAAGGTTTTGTGGCTCCAGGCCCAAAGTTGTTCAGGTTGCAGCATCTCCATGCTTGATTCCGAGTCCCCCGGGCCAGCCGAGCTGCTCACCCAATATATCTCGCTGCTCTTCCACCACACCCTCTCGGCAGCAACGGGGGAGA from the Desulfotalea psychrophila LSv54 genome contains:
- a CDS encoding molecular chaperone TorD family protein, yielding MRNFFFAHNKEEIQQAVTELAAFSHTPLPANTDWFKVEADFKRLFSKPTLSPAPPYASAYINENSTKTSAALEIQNFYSFLGVKAPDSQAVDHLSHQLNAYILLLKEQANRPRDQNLKNLQKKFIQVHLEQWLPKFISAMRQEKDLPLAITMVTNSLESWFKAEKIALTNK
- a CDS encoding nickel-dependent hydrogenase large subunit, coding for MSSIVKLDPFTRIEGHLAVSLNVQNNRVKDAQCTGEMVRGFEQILQGRSPLDAQQIVQRICGVCPVSHGIASVLAQEQAYGIQLPENARLQRNIMLASNYIQSHITHFYHLSALDFIDITAILDYKGGDAFLLAMQNWVKAELASKNLFPAAPFLPRYQGRYLKDVDFNITALRNYFIALEMRATAHQLIAIFAGKMPHMASIVPGGITEKVTTKKIIQCKSKLAQLKGFINNSYRNDLLAITAEFPSYLSIGKSCGNFLSFGAFGDANLEKSPLLPAGALLQGKLEEVDDISIKEDVSFSKYSSDSGREKTVPEPHKSGAYSWIKAPRYRGEAMEVGPLARLMVAQAKGNKKMQEASNAFLQKTDLSLTDLDSCLGRHIARFIELEVIIEKCEEWMEQLRPDQPTAVDFNIPQQAEGRGMMEAPRGALGHWVTIEKQKIGRYECIVPTTWNCSPKDDKQIPGPVEQSLIGTIVADKTNPLEAARIVRSYDPCLACAVH